In one window of Vibrio sp. DW001 DNA:
- a CDS encoding response regulator transcription factor → MNTILLIEDDALLGQGLIVFFQTKGYQCLWAQNTSSAESLWFKADLVILDRQLDDGDSLQHLPHWLLLKALPVIVLTAKVDVNQRIEGLMAGAKDYMTKPFSNEELLARVVTQLRPLGICNLHYSKIKIHIAERQALSEDMLVALKPKEFKLLVLFVQNQGRVFHRDELLNKIWGYQAFPSTRTVDNHVLRLRQKLPLLKIETHRGVGYRLIEEKN, encoded by the coding sequence ATGAACACAATTCTGCTGATTGAAGATGATGCGTTATTGGGACAAGGCTTAATTGTTTTCTTTCAGACAAAAGGATACCAATGCCTTTGGGCACAAAACACCTCTTCTGCTGAATCGTTATGGTTTAAAGCTGATCTCGTTATCCTAGATCGTCAGTTGGATGATGGCGACAGCTTACAGCATCTCCCCCACTGGCTTTTACTAAAAGCACTTCCCGTTATTGTACTGACTGCCAAAGTTGATGTTAACCAACGAATCGAAGGTCTGATGGCTGGCGCTAAAGATTATATGACTAAACCTTTCTCTAACGAAGAGCTACTTGCACGAGTAGTCACTCAGCTCCGCCCTCTCGGCATTTGCAATCTCCATTACTCTAAGATCAAGATTCATATAGCTGAACGCCAAGCTCTCTCAGAAGACATGCTAGTAGCGCTAAAACCAAAGGAGTTTAAGCTACTGGTTCTGTTTGTACAGAATCAGGGCCGTGTTTTTCACCGAGATGAACTACTAAACAAAATATGGGGTTATCAAGCATTCCCAAGTACACGCACGGTGGACAATCACGTGTTGCGCCTGCGTCAGAAATTGCCTCTATTGAAAATAGAAACACATCGGGGTGTAGGTTATCGCTTAATTGAGGAAAAAAATTGA
- a CDS encoding DUF3404 domain-containing protein, giving the protein MRRFTFALCFILLFPAVVYAKNLESKWQSLYQQSWHTSSLTVSQQALNQYPIKLLIDSSRYPNFKQFRWQDIALLSSIKRNCQAYETENTNLSDAIAFELALCNGKTLDYGWFSTHSLLHVAGGSFADRYLERFPSEYNKIKDYLTIANPQHPLYPTLSNLSSEGRQALLDGYRAWQEGDTLWLSGEQGWKAITSSNWLPIASRMNITLRGDSCVLRYSNLCINERTEYQTILRILIATLLMILITVLVRGRYLKRKQGEEKKFILQLLTHELRTPITSIGLTVEMFRDEYDNLSKEAQSAVWRLISDYQRLSQLTENSKIYLGSDKSQPLLKQRASLEEWLSYICTKHRVTYELDQDIELNQPYYWLSICLDNLIKNAKQHGEGDITVRAKLTDKLVIEVIDCGEFPSPLHQFISRLRPKSNDTNMGIGLSIVEHLMKKADGKLIILRNPTRCILELPYEHNSAD; this is encoded by the coding sequence ATGCGCCGATTCACCTTCGCCCTCTGTTTTATATTGTTGTTTCCCGCAGTGGTCTACGCCAAAAATTTAGAGAGTAAATGGCAATCCCTATATCAACAAAGCTGGCACACTTCTTCGCTCACTGTCTCGCAACAAGCGTTAAATCAGTACCCTATCAAGCTATTAATCGACAGCTCACGCTATCCAAATTTCAAACAATTCCGTTGGCAAGACATCGCATTACTGTCTTCAATAAAGCGAAACTGTCAGGCTTATGAGACGGAAAACACAAACTTGTCCGATGCGATAGCGTTTGAACTGGCGCTGTGCAACGGAAAGACTCTGGATTATGGCTGGTTTTCCACACACTCCTTATTGCATGTCGCCGGAGGAAGTTTTGCTGATCGTTATCTCGAAAGGTTCCCATCGGAATACAATAAAATCAAAGACTATCTGACTATAGCGAACCCACAACATCCGCTCTATCCAACGCTTTCAAACTTGTCATCGGAAGGGCGACAGGCTCTGCTCGATGGTTACCGCGCATGGCAGGAAGGAGACACATTGTGGCTTAGTGGAGAACAAGGATGGAAGGCAATTACATCCTCAAATTGGTTACCTATAGCGAGCAGAATGAACATCACTCTTCGGGGTGATAGTTGCGTACTTCGATACAGTAACCTATGTATTAATGAGCGAACTGAATACCAAACCATATTACGCATTCTGATAGCAACCTTATTGATGATATTAATCACAGTTTTAGTTAGAGGGAGGTACTTAAAGCGTAAACAGGGAGAAGAGAAGAAATTCATTTTACAGTTGCTTACGCACGAACTCCGAACGCCAATCACCAGTATTGGACTCACAGTCGAAATGTTCCGAGACGAGTATGATAATCTTTCTAAGGAAGCTCAAAGTGCGGTATGGCGCTTAATATCCGACTATCAGAGGCTGTCTCAGTTGACTGAGAACAGCAAAATCTATTTAGGTTCGGATAAGTCACAACCTTTGTTAAAACAAAGAGCATCACTAGAAGAGTGGCTCAGCTATATATGTACAAAACATCGTGTTACTTATGAACTTGATCAAGATATTGAACTTAATCAGCCCTATTACTGGCTATCAATTTGTCTCGATAACCTAATTAAGAATGCTAAGCAGCATGGTGAAGGAGATATCACTGTCAGAGCAAAACTGACGGATAAATTAGTCATTGAAGTAATAGACTGTGGGGAATTCCCATCTCCACTACATCAGTTTATCTCTCGCTTAAGACCAAAGAGCAATGATACCAATATGGGCATTGGATTGAGTATCGTAGAGCATCTTATGAAAAAAGCAGATGGGAAATTGATCATTTTACGCAACCCTACTCGATGTATTCTGGAGCTTCCATATGAACACAATTCTGCTGATTGA
- a CDS encoding DUF2861 family protein, with translation MRPLFFIIAIAFPSVSQAAWFTDTPLQRTYQALIDQQPILAWQELKIALNQNQLDSQFWVPVKQEILSQTECGQDLSNDFSSISNIQVSFIRRFGLSSQGYQLKISSRRNTSDQGIALVSPNGKRLLSGKLIAHAQYQEIETEEMLLKPPSGVYQLEIGQNSYPIIASMDNNKRWLKLEHKLHSPSILITPPRNVIGCPEVNASWQWFDEQYNMLGNRVPIQNSNLSVPKESPYSYKAKHLSAAVELTEYQNGTKINYIQRVAIPFSPENEAKQ, from the coding sequence ATCAGACCACTCTTTTTTATTATTGCCATCGCTTTTCCTAGCGTATCTCAAGCCGCTTGGTTCACAGATACTCCATTACAGCGTACCTATCAGGCACTTATTGACCAGCAACCAATATTGGCATGGCAGGAGCTAAAAATTGCACTGAATCAGAATCAGCTAGACAGTCAATTTTGGGTCCCAGTAAAACAAGAGATCCTTAGCCAAACTGAATGTGGCCAAGACCTATCAAATGACTTCAGTTCTATTTCGAACATTCAGGTTAGTTTTATTCGCCGTTTTGGCCTCTCATCACAAGGCTATCAACTCAAGATATCTTCAAGGAGAAACACCTCCGATCAAGGTATTGCTCTGGTGTCTCCTAACGGCAAAAGGCTACTCAGTGGAAAGCTCATCGCACACGCCCAGTATCAAGAAATTGAAACTGAAGAAATGCTTCTTAAACCACCGTCTGGAGTGTATCAATTAGAGATTGGTCAAAACAGCTATCCAATTATCGCTTCTATGGACAATAACAAGCGCTGGCTTAAGCTGGAACACAAACTTCATTCTCCAAGTATACTGATCACACCACCAAGAAACGTAATAGGCTGCCCAGAGGTAAACGCAAGTTGGCAATGGTTTGATGAACAATACAACATGCTAGGAAACAGAGTACCAATTCAGAATAGTAACCTTTCGGTGCCAAAGGAAAGTCCATACTCGTACAAGGCAAAACATCTGAGCGCCGCTGTTGAGTTAACAGAATATCAGAATGGTACTAAAATTAATTATATTCAAAGAGTTGCAATTCCATTCTCCCCAGAAAATGAAGCCAAACAATAA
- the nagB gene encoding glucosamine-6-phosphate deaminase: MRLIPLESSSNVGIWSAHHIAKRIKAFEPTKGNPFVLGLPTGSTPLSTYQELVKLHKQGEISFKNVVTFNMDEYVGINPEHPESYRSFMYKHFFDHIDIQEKNINLLNGNAKDLVKECQDYEEKIVSYGKIHLFMGGVGSDGHIAFNEPASSLSSRTRVKVLTEETRRANSRFFNHAIDQVPKNAMTIGVGTLLDAKEVMILAIGHGKSQAVQAAVEGAINHLWTVSALQLHPKAVIVCDEEATYDLKVKTLKYFTELEQNNVR, from the coding sequence CCGCTTGAAAGTAGTTCAAATGTGGGTATTTGGAGTGCTCACCACATAGCAAAAAGAATAAAAGCATTTGAGCCAACAAAGGGCAATCCATTTGTACTTGGATTACCGACTGGTAGTACACCATTGTCGACCTACCAAGAGTTGGTAAAACTGCACAAACAAGGAGAGATTAGTTTCAAAAACGTGGTTACTTTTAATATGGATGAATACGTAGGAATTAACCCTGAACATCCCGAATCTTATCGTTCTTTTATGTATAAGCATTTTTTTGACCATATCGATATCCAAGAAAAAAATATCAACCTTCTTAATGGTAATGCCAAAGATTTAGTCAAAGAATGTCAGGATTATGAAGAAAAAATAGTGTCGTATGGAAAAATACATTTGTTCATGGGTGGTGTGGGTAGTGATGGGCATATTGCCTTTAATGAACCCGCGTCTTCTCTTTCATCTCGAACACGAGTAAAAGTGCTCACTGAGGAAACTCGTCGAGCAAACTCTCGGTTTTTTAACCATGCGATCGATCAGGTGCCAAAAAACGCGATGACGATCGGTGTCGGAACGCTACTCGATGCAAAAGAAGTGATGATACTTGCCATTGGTCATGGTAAGTCGCAAGCCGTGCAAGCCGCTGTTGAAGGTGCAATAAACCACCTTTGGACGGTAAGTGCACTTCAACTGCACCCAAAAGCTGTCATTGTCTGTGATGAAGAAGCCACTTATGATCTCAAAGTAAAAACCTTGAAATATTTCACAGAATTAGAACAGAACAACGTAAGATAG